The Streptomyces sp. NBC_00459 DNA segment CGAGCCCGGCCGCTGCCGCGACTGCCAGGTCACCGTCCCCGTGGCCGCCTGACGCATCCCCGCGCACGTCATCGAATCCACACGGCGAATACGAAAGGCTTAGAGGCCCGCCATGGTCAGCTCGTCACCGGTGGACAGAATCCCCGCCGACGCGTGTCCCGCTTCCTCTCGAGGCCCGGTCGGCCGGCGTCCCGCCCCGATACCCTGGCGACGGCATCTCCAGGAGGACACGATGAGCACCCAGTCTCACCACGGACACGAGCTGATCCCTCGTCCCGAGCACACCCCTGACGCCTTGCGCGCGGCCCTCGCCGTGGTCGCCCCGGGCCGCCTGGAGGAGATGCAGGCCCAGAAAGACGAGGCATTCGCCAGGGCGGTCGAATGGCAATCCCTCAGCCCAGTGCAGAGCTGGGTCCTGGCCTGGGCCAGGAACATCGAAATCGCGCGTCGCCCCGATCTGACTGCCCGCTACACCCAGGCGCAGAGCCACCTGGAGGACGAAGATCCGGCTGCCGCTCAGGAAGCCCTGCGGGAACTGAGTTCCGTATTCGACGAGGCCATGAAGTCAGTCCGCGAGTGAGCTGGAAGTGGGAGTACGCCTTTGGCGCGGAGGAAGTCGCCCGTACCGCTCCAGCCGACTTCCTCGCCACGGTGGAGAGAAAGGCGGACGAGCTCGTCAGGGCAGTCGAAGCCCTCCATGTTCACGGCCAGGCACACAGGGGTGTGGACCCGAAAGGTGGTGACGTCATCGTCCCTGGTGGCATGTTCACCTATCAGGTCGTCGTGCGGAGCGAGCGTGTCTACGTCGTCCAGATCACGTACCTGGGGTTCTGAGTCGTCCGGAGGGCCGGGTCGAGGGCGGGCAGGCGGCATGAGCCCGAAGCCCCGCGCCTCGTAGGCTGACCCCATGACGGAACTGCCCGACCGGCGTCTCCTTCTGGTGCACGCGCATCCGGACGACGAGTCGATCAACAACGGCGCGACCATGGCCAGGTACGCGGCCGAGGGCGCCCGGGTGACGCTGGTCACCTGCACCCTCGGTGAGCGCGGAGAGGTCATTCCGCCCGAGCTCGCGCATCTCACCGGGGCCGCCCTCGGTGAACACCGGCTGCGTGAGCTGGACGCGGCGATGCGTGCCCTCGGTGTCGACGATCACCGGTTGCTCGGCGGGGCCGGCAGGTACGGCGACTCCGGGATGATGGGGCTCGCCGACAACGACGACCCCGACTGCTTCTGGCAGGCGGATGTCGACGAGGCGGCCGGGTACCTCGTCGAGGTGATTCTCGAGGTCCGTCCGCAGGTCGTCGTGACATACGACCCGGACGGCGGCTACGGCCACCCCGACCACATCCAGGCCCACCGCGTGGCCATGCGCGCCGTGGAACTGGCCGTCGAGGCCGGCTGGAGCGTCCCCAAGGTCTACTGGAACCGGGTGCCCCGGCCGGTCGCCGAGGAGGGGTTCGCGCGACTGCGGGAGGCGCTGCCCGGGCTGCCCTTCGCCAAGGCCGGTGTCATCGACGACGTACCGGGTGTCGTGGACGAGGACCGCATCACCACGGCCGTCGACGGAACCGCGTACGCCGCCGCCAAGGCCGCCGCGATGCGCGCCCACGCCACGCAGATCGAGGTGGCCGAGCCCTGGTTCGCCCTCTCCAACCAGCAGGCGCAGCCGCTCTTCACCGACGAGTACTACGAGTTGGTGCGTGGTGAGTGTATTGAGCGCCGCGAGGGTGTTGAGCGTATTTCTGTGCGTGAGACCGATCTGTTCGACGGGATCGCAGTGACTGCAGTGACTGCGGAGGGTGGTGCGGGATGAGTGCGAACGGGAAGGCCCCTGCGGGCGAAGCCCGTGGGAAGGCCGTGGCCGGGGGCGGTCTGCTGGCCCAGCCGCTCGTCGGGCCCTCTCCGGGCCGTTCGGCGGGCTACCTGGGGCTCTTCGTCCTCGGGGCCGTCGTGGGGGTCGCCGGCGGGCTCCTCCAGG contains these protein-coding regions:
- the mshB gene encoding N-acetyl-1-D-myo-inositol-2-amino-2-deoxy-alpha-D-glucopyranoside deacetylase, which encodes MTELPDRRLLLVHAHPDDESINNGATMARYAAEGARVTLVTCTLGERGEVIPPELAHLTGAALGEHRLRELDAAMRALGVDDHRLLGGAGRYGDSGMMGLADNDDPDCFWQADVDEAAGYLVEVILEVRPQVVVTYDPDGGYGHPDHIQAHRVAMRAVELAVEAGWSVPKVYWNRVPRPVAEEGFARLREALPGLPFAKAGVIDDVPGVVDEDRITTAVDGTAYAAAKAAAMRAHATQIEVAEPWFALSNQQAQPLFTDEYYELVRGECIERREGVERISVRETDLFDGIAVTAVTAEGGAG